Proteins found in one Cataglyphis hispanica isolate Lineage 1 chromosome 15, ULB_Chis1_1.0, whole genome shotgun sequence genomic segment:
- the LOC126855155 gene encoding eukaryotic translation initiation factor 4E type 3-like yields MAAAECETKESTSLSADLLKTPPVLSGETVSTIEKQEGSGIPLQTPWTFWLDKAIPGTTAEEYKANLQKIYTVNTVQNFWAVFNNIPNAGDMQVRYSYHLMRDERYPLWEDKLNQKGGTWRIKCHKCDTERVWKEVVLAAIGEQFTTNVAQDDEVCGVTVSIRDREDLIQIWNINASLQSKATVLKKVHSLLPDVNFLGEFYKEHQSNHAYGRR; encoded by the exons ATGGCCGCGGCGGAATGCGAAACGAAGGAGAGCACCTCTCTTTCGGCGGACCTGTTGAAGACTCCTCCAGTTTTGTCCGGCGAGACTGTCAGCACGATCGAGAAGCAGGAGGGCTCCGGCATTCCGTTGCAGACTCCGTGGACCTTCTGGCTCGACAA AGCTATTCCTGGTACAACTGCTGAAGAATACAAAGCCAATCTGCAGAAAATCTATACTGTAAATACTGTGCAAAATTTCTGGGCAGTCTTCAATAACATACCAAATGCTGGGGATATGCAG GTTAGATACAGTTACCACTTAATGAGAGATGAAAGATATCCTTTATGGGAAGATAAACTGAATCAAAAGGGTGGGACCTGGAGAATAAAGTGCCATAAATGCGATACA GAACGTGTCTGGAAAGAAGTGGTGCTTGCGGCTATTGGAGAACAGTTTACCACAAATGTGGCACAGGATGATGAAGTCTGTGGTGTGACAGTATCCATTCGCGATAGGGAAGATCTTATTCAA atttGGAACATTAACGCTTCTTTGCAATCAAAAGCTACAGTCCTAAAAAAAGTTCACTCCCTATTGCCTGATGTCAATTTTTTGGGAGAATTTTATAAAG AACATCAATCCAATCATGCTTATGGGAGACGTTAA
- the LOC126855143 gene encoding uncharacterized protein LOC126855143 — protein MWKKLFGFSYVSTMPTNAYSYQSVQTRVPNYCWRRKWTFLIAFTSCVIVLVLFTSYPTTVHEANITERDTYLDDVPEELYQTVLRTWYNFSSGEKWYNNKNISALNPEIYHDLLTNIRQNWIIWNYNPNESYSLQNPDVKDPSMGQSTVIREIFNDKKNGFFIECGAYDGETRSNTLFLERFNGWSGLLIEADPINFTKMLQKNRRAYLSPTCLSVVKSPTLASFLMARNVGRLHEPENTTESVSANTLDVAYTGEHIRVQCLPLILYIGALGVKTIDYFSLDVEGNEIDVLETIPFNEVDIKVLSVEYIHNAKGRKYLIDMMEQRGYYVYSFVERSDNLANDIIFVKRDM, from the exons ATGTGGAAGAAGCTATTCGGCTTCTCTTACGTTAGTACGATGCCAACCAACGCGTATAGCTATCAAAGCGTGCAAACGCGTGTGCCGAACTATTGCTGGCGCCGAAAGTGGACCTTCCTCATTGCGTTCACTTCGTGCGTTATCGTTCTCGTACTTTTCACGAGTTATCCGACGACTGTTCACGAGGCAAACATTACGGAACGCGACACGTATCTGGACGATGTACCCGAAGAACTTTACCAAACTG TGCTGCGGACTTGGTATAACTTTTCCAGCG gtGAGAAATGGtacaacaacaaaaatatatcagcaCTGAATCCGGAAATTTATCACGATCTATTGACGAATATTCGGCAAAATTGGATAATATGGAATTATAATCCGAATGAGTCGTATAGTCTTCAAAACCCGGATGTCAAAGATCCATCGATGGGACAATCGACCGTGATACGCGAAATTTTCAATGATAAG AAAAATGGATTTTTCATAGAATGCGGTGCGTACGACGGGGAAACGCGCAGCAACACGTTGTTCTTGGAGCGATTTAATGGATGGTCGGGTCTTCTGATAGAAGCGGATCCcatcaattttacaaaaatgctCCAAAAGAACAGAAGAGCTTATCTTTCGCCGACCTGTCTCAGCGTTGTTAAGAGCCCCACATTG GCGTCCTTTCTCATGGCGAGGAACGTGGGGCGTTTGCACGAGCCCGAGAATACAACGGAAAGTGTATCCGCGAATACACTCGACGTGGCTTACACAGGCGAGCACATTCGCGTGCAATGCCTGCCATTGATACTTTATATCGGCGCATTGGGTGTCAAAACAATCGATTATTTCAGTCTCGACGTCGAGGGCAATGAGATCGACGTACTAGAAACAATCCCATTTAACGAGGTGGATATAAAG GTTCTATCTGTGGAATACATACACAATGCGAAGGGACGAAAATATCTGATCGATATGATGGAACAGCGAGGATATTACGTTTACAGTTTTGTGGAACGATCGGATAACTTGgcgaatgatattatttttgtaaaacgcGATATGTGA